One Brachyhypopomus gauderio isolate BG-103 chromosome 15, BGAUD_0.2, whole genome shotgun sequence genomic region harbors:
- the chst3a gene encoding carbohydrate sulfotransferase 3a has product MKNKYAALIICLVALVIIEKENKIISRVSDKLLLRQTLQHPDALSLYNGSSALVMEDGSEMDMENTTQFFEAEQGGRRHVLLLAATRTGSSFVGEFFNQLGSDMFYLFEPLWHVERMLSEDMATPNATISSWAYRDVLLSLFLCDFSLLERFINPPPDAHVTQALFRRDSSAALCEEQVCSPVVSNVYEKHHCKARQCGPLNLTLASDSCRAKEYRAIKTVRVTQLETLRSLVEDARLDIRVIQLVRDPRAILASRMEAFSSQYQTWKSWAANGEVPVEDEEVKRLQGNCNQIRESAELGLSRPDWLENKYMLVRYEDIARYPMQKAAEMYRFTGIPFTSHAREWILKNTHASQVASGVYSTQKNSSEQVQMWRFKMPFKLAQVVQEVCGPTMELFGYRFVDSEQTLVNKSVALLEEKQFNLS; this is encoded by the exons ATGAAGAATAAATATGCTGCTCTCATTATCTGCCTTGTGGCGCTAGTCATCATTGAAAAGGAAAACAAAATTATATCAAG GGTGTCTGACAAGCTCTTGCTCAGACAGACGTTACAGCATCCAGATGCTCTATCACTGTACAATGGGTCCAGTGCTCTTGTCATGGAGGATGGCAGTGAGATGGACATGGAGAACACCACACAGTTCTTTGAGGCTGAGCAGGGAGGTCGTAGGCACGTCCTACTGCTGGCTGCCACGCGCACCGGCTCCTCCTTCGTTGGAGAGTTCTTCAACCAGCTGGGATCAGACATGTTCTACCTCTTTGAGCCGCTGTGGCACGTGGAGAGGATGCTCTCTGAGGATATGGCCACCCCCAATGCCACCATCTCATCCTGGGCCTACAGGGATGTGCTACTAAGCCTCTTCCTGTGTGACTTCTCTCTGCTGGAGCGCTTCATCAACCCGCCACCCGACGCTCACGTCACCCAGGCTCTGTTCCGCAGAGATTCCAGCGCGGCCCTGTGTGAGGAGCAGGTGTGCTCGCCTGTGGTGAGCAACGTGTACGAGAAGCACCACTGCAAGGCACGCCAGTGTGGACCCCTCAACCTGACCTTGGCCTCGGATTCCTGTCGGGCCAAGGAGTACAGGGCCATTAAAACGGTCAGGGTTACCCAGCTGGAGACACTTCGCTCGCTAGTTGAGGACGCCAGGCTGGATATCAGGGTCATACAGCTGGTGAGAGACCCCCGTGCCATACTGGCTTCACGGATGGAGGCCTTCTCCAGTCAGTACCAAACTTGGAAAAGCTGGGCGGCAAACGGAGAGGTGCCCGTAGAGGACGAAGAGGTGAAACGGCTCCAAGGGAACTGCAATCAAATCCGCGAGTCTGCCGAGCTGGGTTTGAGCAGGCCAGACTGGCTGGAAAACAAATATATGCTAGTGCGCTATGAGGACATTGCCAGGTACCCTATGCAGAAAGCAGCAGAGATGTACAGGTTTACTGGAATCCCCTTCACGTCACATGCAAGGGAGTGGATCcttaaaaacacacatgcatcacAGGTTGCCAGTGGAGTGTACTCCACACAGAAAAACTCGTCAGAGCAAGTGCAGATGTGGCGGTTTAAAATGCCCTTCAAATTAGCCCAAGTTGTACAAGAAGTCTGTGGACCAACTATGGAACTCTTTGGGTATAGATTTGTTGACAGTGAACAGACACTAGTTAACAAGTCTGTTGCTTTGCTTGAAGAAAAACAATTTAATTTATCATAG